The genomic region AATCATGACGAGAAAAACTCAGTCGGCATCTGCGCTATTTGTGAAGACGAGTTCTGTATTGACTGCCTTAAGCAAATTGAAAGTGTAAACCTTTGTCCAGAGCATTTTAGTATTTACGCTTCACATACTTGGTCACCTATAACAAATCAAAGAACAACACCTAACGATCCCAATGATGGTGTCTATATATATAAATTCAAACAACAAATTTGGAAAAGCAACAAGACACCTTCTTTCATACTAAACGAATATAAAATCCAAGTTGAAAATGACTTTATAGAAACTTATGTTCAACTTTACGTTCGAGAAGAACAGAAAGATGATATTTCAAACCAATTACAAAAATTTAAAGAAGAGCAGCGTAATGGATAAAGATAATTTAAAGAATGCAATTCAAGATATTATGAATAAGAATCAAGTTAATGCTCCTAAGCGCAACATGATTGATAAAAAAATCCTTCAATATGAAGCCGATTTATTATCTGCTAACGTAAATGTTGATTACTCAATTTGCTTGGCGGATATTTTCCAAGATGAAAGAAGCAAGAAATTTGGTGGTGGAGATTTCACTCGTCAAGACTATGCTCTAAACTGGAAAAAATGGAAAGAACAGGGACATAGATTTATTCTTACAAATATTAAACATAGTAATTCAAAATTACTATTAGAGTGTCCTGAACAATTTAAAAAAGATACTTTAGAAACTTTGCCTCAATTTATCGAACTCCTTGCAAAGAGTGTAACTAAGACAATAAACGAATAAAAATTAAAGGCGCTTGCAAAATAAATCACAAGCGCCTTATATTATTGAGTTGGGGGGCAACTCAATTAAAATTCAGCATTATTATGAGATTGATTCTCATCTTTTCTTAAGAATGATGGTGTATCAAGCTCATCTTCATCAAAGTTAATAAATCCTAACTTCTCAGCGATTGATTTTGCTCTATTAACTGAAACACTTTCTTGCTGTGCTGGTCTAGCTGGAGCTGTTTGAACTTGCTCAGTTTTACCAGACTCATATCTAGTTGCTGCATCTCTAATTGACTGCGCTAATGAAGAGTTAGCCTGAGCCTCATTTCTAGCAGGCATCTCTTCTCTTTCTCTATAAGTTGGCTGATCCCAGTTTTGAGTTTCCACAGGAGCAGATACAAATTCTTCTACTGTCTCTGGCTTTACTTCTTGAGAAGCAGGTTGAGACCAAGTTTGCTCAGTTGATTGAGATGAAACATGAGCTGTGTCTTGAGTTCTCATTTCAGTATTTTGATTATTTTCCCAGTTCTTAGGAGCCTGTCTTTGAACAACTGGCTCTGGTCTTAGCCTTTCAACCATTTGTTCAGTTCTTGTTACAGATGCATGATGTACTTTTTCTAGGCCACCAAGTCCAGTCGCAACAACTGTAACTTTAATATTGTCTTCCATAGTGTCGTCAATAACAGTCCCAAAAATGATTTCTGCGTCTTCATCAGCAGCTTCCATAATTAAAGTAACTGCTTCATTAGTCTCATGCATTGTTAATGAGTCATTACCTGTAATATTGATAATGATTCCCGTTGCTCCATTGATAGAAATATCTTCAAGAAGTGGAGAACTAATAGCTTCAGTTGCAGCCTTAATTGCTCTATCTGGACCAGAACAAAGTCCAGTTCCCATAAGAGCAAGCCCTTTATTAACCATAACTGTTTTAACATCAGCAAAGTCAGCATTGATGTGACCTGTAGTATTAATTAAATCTGAAATACCTCTAACAGCATTCAGTAAAACTTCATCGGCCTTTTTAAAAGTATCTACTAGAGATAAACTTTCTCCTGCCATATAAAGCAGTCTTTGATTAGGAATTGTAATCAAAGAGTCAACATTTTCTTCTAATACTTGAATTCCTGCATCCGCTTGACGAAATCTTTTCTTTCCTTCGAAAAGAAATGGTTTAGTCACAACACCAACAGTTAGAGCACCAAGCTCTTTAGCAAGTTTTGCAATAACAGGAGCTGCCCCTGTACCAGTTCCACCACCCATTCCGGCAGTAATAAAGATCATGTCTGAACCTTCTAGAACTTCACTTAATTTTTCATATTCGTCTAAAGCTGCTTTTCTTCCAACTTCTGGATTTGCACCTGCTCCTAGACCTTTTGTTATTTCAGCTCCCAGCTGAATCTTTGTTGGTGCAAGGTTAGCGTTTAAAGCTTGCTGATCAGTGTTTGCAACAATGTACTCAACTCCAGTAAGTCCTGCTCTAATCATAGTGTTAACAGCATTACATCCGCCTCCACCAATACCTACTACTCTAATTTTTGCACCGTTCGCTACAACAGAATTTTCTTGTTCAATCTCAAACATGAGAGCCCCCTAATTAAAAAATTTCTTTAAAGACGGATTTTAGAGAGTCACTAAACTTTCCAATCAAATCCATCTGATTGTTATTATTTTCTTGTACTTTACTCATCCCTTCGTACTTCTGGCTCGACTCTATTAAAAGTCCTAGCACAGTGGAAAACTTAGGGTTTTGCATTATATTAGTCATCCCACCAAATGGGGTAGGAAATCCAATCTTTGTTGGTCTTTCAATTACATACTCACCTAGCTCAGCAATACCTTTAATCAAAGCACCACCACCAGTAAGAACGATTCCACCCGTGATTTCATTACCAAGGTTTTTATCTTCTATAATTGTTCTAATTATTTTAAATAATTCATCTGCTCTTGCTCCAAGAACATCAGCAATTAAACTTAACTGAACTTCTCTAGGCTTAGTTCCACTCAAGCCTTGAACTGTAATATGCGCTGATTGATTAAGCTGTTCAGCAAGCACACATCCATGATTTATTTTAATTCTTTCAGACTCAGCATGAGGTATCTTTAGAGCAACGGCCAAGTCATTTGTAAAATGATTTCCACCTACAGGTATAATTTGTGAGTGAATCAAGCTACCTTCTTTCCAGATCGCGATATCAGTAGTTCCTCCACCAATATCAACTAAGATGACTCCCAGTTCTTTCTCTTCGCTTGATAACACAGCAGCACTTGAAGCAATAGGCTGTAGCGTAACAGAATCTGCCTTAACACCTGTCTGCTCAACACACTTAACTAAGTTTTGAATTAAAGGAATTGAACCTGTAACAATGTGCACATGCGCTTCTAAGCGAACACCGCACATGCCTACTGGATCTTTAATACCATTCGTATTATCTACTCTAAACTCTTGAGGGATAACATGAAGAATCTCTCTATCAGAAGGAATTACAACAGCTTTTGCTGCTTCTAAAACTCTATCCACATCTTCACTTGTTATCTCTGAGCCTTTAATAGCAACAACACCAGAACTATTAAAACTGTATATATGACTACCAGCAATCCCAATTGTTGCACTATGAATATTCACGCCAGCCATTAGCTTTGCTTCTTCTAATGAGCATTGAATAGATCTAACGGTCTTATCGATATTTACTACTGAACCTTTTTTAAGGCCGTAACTTGGATGAGTTCCAATACCGATTATCTCTAATTCTGAATCAGGGTTCTGTACACCGACAATGGTGCAAACTTTGGTAGTACCGACATCTAAGCCGACTATGATATTTCTTTCGTTCATGAGATTCCTTTCTCACTGGTGTTCAATCAATCCGTTGATCTTGCTTTATATTTTTTTTAGATATAAAGCGTTACAAAAATTCTAGAATTTGTCGTTGAACTTGACAACAACTTTTTTTGAATTTGTAAGATTTATAATTGCTGGAATTTTCTTCTGTAATTCCATATAGTTAACTATCTTCTCCAGCTTAGTCATCTTAAGCGGCCACTCGTCTATCCCCATAAAAACACTAGAAGGGTGATTATTTAAAGATAAAATTATGGTTAGCTCCTTATCTTCATTGATAATTACCTCTGCAAGTTTCTTTCTAAACTTAAGAGGCATTCCTGAAACAAGCTTAGTAATATCTTTTTGAATTTTTTCATCCATCTCACCGACAGGTAAAGCCAGAAATGGTAAATCATATGTCAGCTTATTCTCTGTTCTTAGTAGTACCTCGTAGGTAGGATCAAATAACTTTCCATTATCAACTAAGATTGCTTCATAAGATTCAAGGCCGCCTTCCTTATAAATCTGAACCTTCATTAATGGTTCAGGACAATCATACTGGAAGTGGAGATACTTTTTTAAAGGATCGTATTTAACTTTATATGACGAAATGAAATGCTTTTCATCTAGTTTATCTTTAACAATTTTTGTCTTTACATCTTTGAGAGATTTATTCTTTTCGAAAGATTTTATTAGTTGCAACGTTAGTGTTCCAGCAGCTCTTGAAGGACACTGACCAAAAGAAGTTCTATATTTAACTTCCTGTCTCTTGCTAGCACCTATCGATGTCACTCCCTCTTCAACCATGAAGAGAAAAAGTAATACAACTGGTGCAATTAAGATCAAACGTATTTTTGATGGTTGATCAATCATATTTTATTGCCCTAAAGTTTAACTTCCGTTTCAAACTCAACGCCATACTGCAGGCGTAATTCATCCTTGATTATTTTAATTAGAGCGACGACATCTTCACGGCCTGCATTATCTACATTTTCCATAAAGTTAGCGTGCTTCGGGCTAATTCTCAATCCATTATGAGATAACCCCTTCAATCCCAGTATATCAATAAACTTTCCGGCCAGGCAAGTTCTCTCAAGTTTAGAGTTTTCGAAAATACATCCACATGTCCATTCTTTAAGAGGTTGTGTCCTGTTTCTTAAGTCTAAGTAATTTTTTATCTTGTCAGTAATTGCCGGATCAACACCCAAATGCCCCATTGACACTGACACTACGACATCACCTTCTTTTAAAAAGTGATTCTTTCTATAACTAAATGATGTTTCATTTATAACTTCAACTCTGAGCTCACCTAATTTATTAATAATTCTTACTTCTCGAATTAAAGTACCTATTTCACCTAAATTTGTTCCTGCGTTCATGAAAACAGCACCGCCAAGTGTCGCTGGAATACCAGTAAAGCTCTCCCAACCACTCAACCCATTTTTAATCGCATGTGAAGATAATTTACTTAAAGTAACTGAAGCTGGTAGTTCATATATTTCACGTACTTCATCCAAGTAAGAAGATTTAAAAGGTAGAGCTAATTTTATAAAAGGAATCACGCTAAGTTCAGGTAAAAGCTGATTTGCCCCCAATCCTAACACTCTATAGCTAATCCCTTTTGACGTTAGAGTAGGCAAGGTCTCTTTTAGAGCTTCTATCGATCTGACAGTTATTAAGTCTCCTTGAGCCTTTAATCTCATAGTACTATACTTTGTCAGATCTTTAGCTTCTTCAAGCTCAATGTCTTTAATATTAGTTAACAGTTCTCTTAAGTTCATTTATCTGTAATAGACCTTATGGCCTTTCCAATTGTTCCGGCGCCTAAAGTTACAAAAGTTACATTTTCACTTTCATACTTCTTAATAAGTAATTCAATATTATTAATATCATCAAGCTTAGAGACTAGGTTAGGGTGAAGAGCATTTATATCTGAAATTAGCCTATCGCTTTCAATTCCTGCAATAGGTTTTTCACTAGCAGGATAAATTGGTGAGATATATACCTCATCAGCATGATTAAAACAGTGAAGAAAGTTATCCCAACAGTCTTTAGTTCTTGAGTATCTGTGTGGTTCAAAAACAACTACGATTTTTTTATCGATTCTTGTTTCTTTCATTGTTTTTAATGTTGTCTCAATTTCAGTTGGATGATGAGCATAATCATCAATGATTTCAAATTTTCCTTTAGAATAAAGGGTTTGAAAACGTCTTCCGACACCATCAAACTTAATTATTGAAGCTGCAATTTTTTCAAAAGAGACACCCATATTATAAGCCAGAGAAATGGCTCCTAATGAGTTTAGAATATTGTGGCTACCTGGAAGGTTAATTGTAATCTCGATTACTTTTTCACCTTTATGGAAAAGGTCATAAGTCGCAACATTTGTAACATATCTAATATTACGTGCTTCGAAATCAGCTTTCGTTTCAATTCCAAAAGTAACCCATGGTTTCTTAATCTCAGGAGTCATTGCCATCAATCTTTCGTCGTGAGCATTAAGGGCATTTAAACCGTAGAAAGGTACCTTATTTACAAACTCCTTAAACGAGTCCACAAGGTTCGCTTCGCTACCATAGTGATCCATATGATCGTTATCTATATTAGTTACAACAGACATAATTGGATTCAATAAGAGAAATGAACCATCAGACTCATCAGCTTCAGCTACTAGAAACTCACCTTTTCCAACTTTTGCATGACCATCTAAATTCTTAACAATTCCACCGATAATATAAGTTGGATCATACTGACTTTCTTGTAAAATTGTTGCCAAGAAACTTGTTGTAGTTGTTTTTCCATGAGTTCCAGCGATCGCTAACCCATATTTCAACCTCATAAGTTCAGCGAGCATTTCAGCTCTTCTCATTATTGGTAATCTTTTAGACTTTGCCAAAATAACTTCTGGGTTAGTATTGTCAATTGCTGATGAATATACAATTACTGTTGCGTTCGAAATATTTTCTGCCTTATGACCTACAAATACTTCGGTACCTAAGTTTCTAAGCCTGATAACAGTAGGAGATTCTGAAATATCAGAACCACTCACTTTATATCCTAGAGAGAGCAGCACTTCAGCAATACCACTCATACCAATTCCACCGATTCCTATAAAATGAACCTTAATATCCTTTCTAGGACTAAACATAGATGCTCCATCAATTAGTAAGAAGCTACTTTCTCACTATCTTGTAAAGCTAGATGATGCCTGATTTGTCGGGGTTTGAAAACTAGATGAATGTCCTGATGTAGGATTAAAGATATTATTATCACTATAAGAGCTCGTGGTTTTTTCTCGATAAGAACGAAGCACTGCAAAAAACAATCCTATACCAAAAAGGTTACCGAGTAAGGACGAACCACCGTAACTAATAAAAGGTAAGTTCAACCCTTTAGTAGGAAGTAAACCAAGTACAACGCCCATATTAAGTGCCCCTTGAATACCTACTACAAAAATTATAGTGGCCATTAAGATTGAACCTTCTCTCATTTTTACTTTTAATGAGAGACTAAAGCCTGCATAAATCAAAAAAAGAAATAATAAAGCGATGCTCATCACACCTAAGAATCCAAACTCCTCTCCAATTACTGAAAATATAAAATCGTTATGGGCTTCAGGTAAATAGAATAGTTTCTCTATACTATTACCTGGTCCTGTTCCAAAGAAGCCACCATTTGCAAACCCAATCCATGATTGAATAATTTGAAATCCTGAGCCCTGTGCATTTGCCCAAGGATCAAGAAAAGTAAGTAAACGCTTTAACCTATATGGTGCGGCCACTAGTACGGCACAACCAATAAATAACCCTGCAATGAACGATGAATAAAAGTATTTTCTTGGAAAAGAACTCAAAAAGCATACAAAACTAATCGAAAAGAAGCAGATAGAAAATGTACCGAAGTCTGGTTGTAAAATCAGCAATAAGAATGGAAGGCACAAACTTACTGCATATTTAATTCTCGTGTTTCGATCGAACTTTTCAAAGTTCTCGAAAAAAACGATTGCTACCAGAAGTATGGTGTATTTAATAAGCTCGCCAGGCTGTACTGTAACGCCAGCAAAATTGAGCCAACGATTTGCACCTTTAGCAACAGTTCTAAGACCTGGAACAAAAGTTAAGAACAATAAGAAAGTTGCGGCTGAATTTATGAATAGAGAAAACTTAAGCCAAAACTTGTATTTTGTCCTTGATACAACAAAAGCAACACCAAGGGCGATTGCGGCAAAAATTAATTGTTTTATAAAAAAGTAGCCAGAGTTTCCAAAGTTCTCTTTTGCATACATATATGATGCTGAGTAGACCATTATCACTCCAATTGTAAGGAGCGTGCCTAAAGAGAATTTTAAATAAGTGGAGAGCTTTTCCATCCTAGAGAAGTCATCATTCATATTCTTAGTTTAAGGGTGAATTAGATTTCGCGCAAGGAAATACAAAAAAAAAGGAAGCCTAAGCTTCCTTTTATGATTTTATAATTGATAAACAAGTTTCTTAAAGTAACTACCACGTTCTTCGTAGTCTCTAAAGAAATCTGAAGCGCCATTTCCAGGTGATAATAAGATAACATCACCTGTTCTAGACTTTTGGTAGGCCAAAAGGATTGACTCTTCAAAAGAGCCAACGATGAATGTTTGAGTATGCTCTTGAAGAGCACGGTTCATTCTTTCCTTACATTCACCAACTAGTACAATAACTCGAGAGTACTTAATTACGTCGTTCGTATATGGTTCGAAATCAAAATCTTCAATATCCTTACCACCAGCAATTAGAATAACTTGATTTTTAAATGCCGAAATAGACTTACATAACTCTTCCATAGTTTCAGCTTTAGAATCGTTATAAAAAGACACTCCATTTTTTTCCATAAGGAACTCAAGACGGTGAGGAATTCCAGGAAACTTTTGAACACATGACTGAATAGACTTATCAGAAACTTCTAAGGCCTTACATGCAGTAATAGCTGCTAATAAATTTTCTCTATTCTCTTGTCCAATAATTCTCATCTGATTAACTTTAAATTCAGAATGATAATTTATATTCGAGTGAATTCTTCTGTCGTGGAAGTGAGTTCCTTGGATCTCGTTTATAACTCCCATTGTCACAAAAGACTTTCTTGAGTACCAATAAGTTTGGCAATTTGCATTTCTAAAAAATGTATTATTTGCTAACTGATCAAAGTTAACAACAAGAGTGTCATCAGGAGACAATGTTTTGATAATACTTAACTTAGTTTCAATATAATCACCAACTGAGCTGAAATGCTTATCAGGATAGTTTTCACTAATATTAGTAAACACAACTAACTTAGGGTGAAAATTAGTAAGTTTTCTCATCTGAACAGCAGAAACTTCTACTACGACGTAATCAACCTCTTCTTTGTTAGGCAGCATTGCATATTCTATAAAAGGACTTCCTGAAGTACCTCCAATAAAAACATTCTTACCGTCTAATTTAAGCGTATAGCCGATCATGTGAGCTACTGTAGTTCTACCCTGGCTTCCACATACTGCTATAATTGGTTTTCTACATAATAGATTACCCAGTGCAAATTCTGAATAAACTTCTTTTCCATTTTGTCTTGCTAGCTCAAGTTGAGGAAGATCAGGATTAACCGAAGAAGAGTAAACAACTACGTCTGCTTCAAGAAAATCACTATCTCTGTGTTCTCCAAAAGTCATTTGAAGAGGTGGTTGAATTTTTTTCAACTTTTTTACTGCTTTGTTTAAATCAAAGATAGGCTTTATATCCGTCACTTTAATTTCACACCCAACAGTGTTAAAGAAATTGATTAACGTAAAACCTGTTTTACCAATTCCAACAATTAGAACTTTTTTGCCTTGAAAACGTTCCATCTACTTACCTCATTTTCAATGTCGCTATCGCGAACATTGCTAAAAATATACTAATAATCCAAAATCTGACTATTACTTTTGGCTCCGGCCATCCCTTTAATTCAAAGTGATGATGTATAGGGGCCATTCTAAAAATTCTTTTCTTTCTAAGTTTATAGGAGCCTACTTGTAAAATTACAGATAGGGCCTCTACAACAAAAATACCACCGATAATCACAAAGAGTATCTCACTCTTAGTCAGCACCGCTATAATTCCTAGGTTTCCACCTAGGCTTAGAGAACCAACATCTCCCATAAATATTTGTGCTGGATAAGAGTTGTACCATAGAAAGCCTACACCGGCACCTATTATGGCCGCAGAAATAACCATCAATTCACCGATATTTTCTACATAAGGAATAAATAGGTATGCAGCAATCTCTTTATGACCAGCAGCGTAAGCAATAATACCTAAACTTGCCGCACTTGTAACGATTGGACCAATTGCTAAACCATCTAAGCCGTCAGTTAGGTTTACTGCATTACTTGAACCGACTACGACTAGTCCTATAAAAAGAACATAGAACCAGCCCATATCTAAAACCGGTCCCTTAACAAAAGGAACGTACAAATTAGTATCTATTACACCATTACTAATTAGAAAGTAGCCAGCTAACAAGGCCGTAGCGAATTGCCACAAAAGCTTTCCTTTAGCTGATATTCCATCAGTATTTTTTTTTAAAACTTTAAGATAGTCATCACAAAAGCCTAATAAGAAGTAAGATAGTGTAACGCCTAGAGTAACGAGGACTGGTATAGAGAAGAAATTGGCCGTAACTAACATTGTTACGAAAATAGTACCAATAATGAAAACTCCACCCATTGTAGGTGTTCCAGCCTTCTTTAAGTGACTTTCAGGACCGTCATCTCTCACGATTTGTCCAAACTGCTTCCTTTTCATAAATTTAATGAAATATTGACCCCAAACGATTGAAAAGATAGTAGCAATCAAGAAAGCCGCAAAAGTACGAAATGTAATATAGCGAAAAATATTAAAAGCAGAGAAATCCTGACTTAGAGGATATAAAAAATGATATAGCATATGTTACCCAAGCTAATATGAGATGTAACTTAAGTTATATCTATTATTGACTCAAGTTGTAAAGAGCGACTTCCTTTTATAAAGAAAGCTTTGTGCTGCTTCAAAAGTTCGGGCCATGCGTCATTAAAGCCTTCTTTTGTCTCATAAGACTTCCCGCAGGCCATTCCCTTTTGGTAAAAGCCACTAAACTTACCAATGAACGAGGCTGACTTAACACCTAGTCCTTCTAAGATCGTGGCAATTTTCATATGCTCTTGCTCAGTATACGAACCAAGTTCATTCATATCACCGAGTATAAAATGAACGCTACTGAGTTCAATACCTTTCAACTCTAGGTTCTCAACAAAAGACTTTATAGAAAACTCCATAGAAGTTGGGTTAGCATTATAAGCATCAAGAAAAAACGTTTTATCATTTTTAGAAATCCATTCAGATCTGTTTAATGACGGCATCTCAAAAGTTTTTACACTATCCAAAAGTTGCTCAATCTTTTCTGGGTATAAGCAAAAGGATAATAAAAAAGATAGAACTAAATTCTGCTGATTATATATCTCTAATATCGTCGGGTTATTTATACAAAAACTATTCTGTCCATTTTCTACAATCCAACCATTAGAAGCTTTACTAATATTAAATTCCACTTTACCAGAAGATCCAAACTTCTTTAGAACTTCTGTTTCAGATAACCTTGTAAGGTACTTATCCTCGTCACTAACAATAAATTTTGAACGAGCCGTACTATTAGACTCTACATATTTATATAAAGACGTTTTTTCTTTATATATTGTTTCTACGTCCCCAAACAAACCAATATGGGCAGCTCCAATACTAGTTATTAACCCCGCCTCTGGTTGTGCAATTTTGCAAAGAGCCGAAATCTCTCCATAATGATTTGCACCCATCTCAACTATTAAGACTTTACATTTTTCAGGAGCTGATAGAATTGTTAAAGGTACTCCTATATGGTTATTCAAATTACCTTGGGTACAAAAAACCTCTTCTCCATGAATACTACTTAATAAGTGATGTAACATTTCTTTAGTTGTCGTCTTTCCATTTGAGCCC from Halobacteriovorax sp. HLS harbors:
- the murC gene encoding UDP-N-acetylmuramate--L-alanine ligase — encoded protein: MFSPRKDIKVHFIGIGGIGMSGIAEVLLSLGYKVSGSDISESPTVIRLRNLGTEVFVGHKAENISNATVIVYSSAIDNTNPEVILAKSKRLPIMRRAEMLAELMRLKYGLAIAGTHGKTTTTSFLATILQESQYDPTYIIGGIVKNLDGHAKVGKGEFLVAEADESDGSFLLLNPIMSVVTNIDNDHMDHYGSEANLVDSFKEFVNKVPFYGLNALNAHDERLMAMTPEIKKPWVTFGIETKADFEARNIRYVTNVATYDLFHKGEKVIEITINLPGSHNILNSLGAISLAYNMGVSFEKIAASIIKFDGVGRRFQTLYSKGKFEIIDDYAHHPTEIETTLKTMKETRIDKKIVVVFEPHRYSRTKDCWDNFLHCFNHADEVYISPIYPASEKPIAGIESDRLISDINALHPNLVSKLDDINNIELLIKKYESENVTFVTLGAGTIGKAIRSITDK
- a CDS encoding UDP-N-acetylmuramate dehydrogenase, with protein sequence MNLRELLTNIKDIELEEAKDLTKYSTMRLKAQGDLITVRSIEALKETLPTLTSKGISYRVLGLGANQLLPELSVIPFIKLALPFKSSYLDEVREIYELPASVTLSKLSSHAIKNGLSGWESFTGIPATLGGAVFMNAGTNLGEIGTLIREVRIINKLGELRVEVINETSFSYRKNHFLKEGDVVVSVSMGHLGVDPAITDKIKNYLDLRNRTQPLKEWTCGCIFENSKLERTCLAGKFIDILGLKGLSHNGLRISPKHANFMENVDNAGREDVVALIKIIKDELRLQYGVEFETEVKL
- a CDS encoding cell division protein FtsQ/DivIB, with the translated sequence MIDQPSKIRLILIAPVVLLFLFMVEEGVTSIGASKRQEVKYRTSFGQCPSRAAGTLTLQLIKSFEKNKSLKDVKTKIVKDKLDEKHFISSYKVKYDPLKKYLHFQYDCPEPLMKVQIYKEGGLESYEAILVDNGKLFDPTYEVLLRTENKLTYDLPFLALPVGEMDEKIQKDITKLVSGMPLKFRKKLAEVIINEDKELTIILSLNNHPSSVFMGIDEWPLKMTKLEKIVNYMELQKKIPAIINLTNSKKVVVKFNDKF
- the mraY gene encoding phospho-N-acetylmuramoyl-pentapeptide-transferase codes for the protein MLYHFLYPLSQDFSAFNIFRYITFRTFAAFLIATIFSIVWGQYFIKFMKRKQFGQIVRDDGPESHLKKAGTPTMGGVFIIGTIFVTMLVTANFFSIPVLVTLGVTLSYFLLGFCDDYLKVLKKNTDGISAKGKLLWQFATALLAGYFLISNGVIDTNLYVPFVKGPVLDMGWFYVLFIGLVVVGSSNAVNLTDGLDGLAIGPIVTSAASLGIIAYAAGHKEIAAYLFIPYVENIGELMVISAAIIGAGVGFLWYNSYPAQIFMGDVGSLSLGGNLGIIAVLTKSEILFVIIGGIFVVEALSVILQVGSYKLRKKRIFRMAPIHHHFELKGWPEPKVIVRFWIISIFLAMFAIATLKMR
- the ftsA gene encoding cell division protein FtsA — its product is MNERNIIVGLDVGTTKVCTIVGVQNPDSELEIIGIGTHPSYGLKKGSVVNIDKTVRSIQCSLEEAKLMAGVNIHSATIGIAGSHIYSFNSSGVVAIKGSEITSEDVDRVLEAAKAVVIPSDREILHVIPQEFRVDNTNGIKDPVGMCGVRLEAHVHIVTGSIPLIQNLVKCVEQTGVKADSVTLQPIASSAAVLSSEEKELGVILVDIGGGTTDIAIWKEGSLIHSQIIPVGGNHFTNDLAVALKIPHAESERIKINHGCVLAEQLNQSAHITVQGLSGTKPREVQLSLIADVLGARADELFKIIRTIIEDKNLGNEITGGIVLTGGGALIKGIAELGEYVIERPTKIGFPTPFGGMTNIMQNPKFSTVLGLLIESSQKYEGMSKVQENNNNQMDLIGKFSDSLKSVFKEIF
- the murD gene encoding UDP-N-acetylmuramoyl-L-alanine--D-glutamate ligase — translated: MERFQGKKVLIVGIGKTGFTLINFFNTVGCEIKVTDIKPIFDLNKAVKKLKKIQPPLQMTFGEHRDSDFLEADVVVYSSSVNPDLPQLELARQNGKEVYSEFALGNLLCRKPIIAVCGSQGRTTVAHMIGYTLKLDGKNVFIGGTSGSPFIEYAMLPNKEEVDYVVVEVSAVQMRKLTNFHPKLVVFTNISENYPDKHFSSVGDYIETKLSIIKTLSPDDTLVVNFDQLANNTFFRNANCQTYWYSRKSFVTMGVINEIQGTHFHDRRIHSNINYHSEFKVNQMRIIGQENRENLLAAITACKALEVSDKSIQSCVQKFPGIPHRLEFLMEKNGVSFYNDSKAETMEELCKSISAFKNQVILIAGGKDIEDFDFEPYTNDVIKYSRVIVLVGECKERMNRALQEHTQTFIVGSFEESILLAYQKSRTGDVILLSPGNGASDFFRDYEERGSYFKKLVYQL
- the ftsW gene encoding putative lipid II flippase FtsW, with protein sequence MNDDFSRMEKLSTYLKFSLGTLLTIGVIMVYSASYMYAKENFGNSGYFFIKQLIFAAIALGVAFVVSRTKYKFWLKFSLFINSAATFLLFLTFVPGLRTVAKGANRWLNFAGVTVQPGELIKYTILLVAIVFFENFEKFDRNTRIKYAVSLCLPFLLLILQPDFGTFSICFFSISFVCFLSSFPRKYFYSSFIAGLFIGCAVLVAAPYRLKRLLTFLDPWANAQGSGFQIIQSWIGFANGGFFGTGPGNSIEKLFYLPEAHNDFIFSVIGEEFGFLGVMSIALLFLFLIYAGFSLSLKVKMREGSILMATIIFVVGIQGALNMGVVLGLLPTKGLNLPFISYGGSSLLGNLFGIGLFFAVLRSYREKTTSSYSDNNIFNPTSGHSSSFQTPTNQASSSFTR
- the ftsZ gene encoding cell division protein FtsZ, which codes for MFEIEQENSVVANGAKIRVVGIGGGGCNAVNTMIRAGLTGVEYIVANTDQQALNANLAPTKIQLGAEITKGLGAGANPEVGRKAALDEYEKLSEVLEGSDMIFITAGMGGGTGTGAAPVIAKLAKELGALTVGVVTKPFLFEGKKRFRQADAGIQVLEENVDSLITIPNQRLLYMAGESLSLVDTFKKADEVLLNAVRGISDLINTTGHINADFADVKTVMVNKGLALMGTGLCSGPDRAIKAATEAISSPLLEDISINGATGIIINITGNDSLTMHETNEAVTLIMEAADEDAEIIFGTVIDDTMEDNIKVTVVATGLGGLEKVHHASVTRTEQMVERLRPEPVVQRQAPKNWENNQNTEMRTQDTAHVSSQSTEQTWSQPASQEVKPETVEEFVSAPVETQNWDQPTYREREEMPARNEAQANSSLAQSIRDAATRYESGKTEQVQTAPARPAQQESVSVNRAKSIAEKLGFINFDEDELDTPSFLRKDENQSHNNAEF
- the murF gene encoding UDP-N-acetylmuramoyl-tripeptide--D-alanyl-D-alanine ligase — encoded protein: MFNLSLLNQLQSKFTFERTQVSLSTDSRKYNKEEVFFCLYGDNFDGFNFCESVILSGCKIVIFRDAQENLKTLKTLVEKYPKVQFIPCNDPIDFLQELAKLRIDEFKRESNLVIGITGSNGKTTTKEMLHHLLSSIHGEEVFCTQGNLNNHIGVPLTILSAPEKCKVLIVEMGANHYGEISALCKIAQPEAGLITSIGAAHIGLFGDVETIYKEKTSLYKYVESNSTARSKFIVSDEDKYLTRLSETEVLKKFGSSGKVEFNISKASNGWIVENGQNSFCINNPTILEIYNQQNLVLSFLLSFCLYPEKIEQLLDSVKTFEMPSLNRSEWISKNDKTFFLDAYNANPTSMEFSIKSFVENLELKGIELSSVHFILGDMNELGSYTEQEHMKIATILEGLGVKSASFIGKFSGFYQKGMACGKSYETKEGFNDAWPELLKQHKAFFIKGSRSLQLESIIDIT